A single genomic interval of Piliocolobus tephrosceles isolate RC106 chromosome 7, ASM277652v3, whole genome shotgun sequence harbors:
- the LYPD2 gene encoding ly6/PLAUR domain-containing protein 2: protein MRGTRLALLALVLAACGELAPALHCYVCLEPTGVSDCNTIATCTMNETMCKTTLYSREIVYPFLGDSTVTKSCASKCEPSDVDGIGQTRPVSCCNTELCNVDGAPALNNPHCLAGALTLLPLLNL from the exons ATGAGGGGGACGCGGCTGGCGCTCCTGGCGCTGGTGCTGGCTGCCTGCGGAGAGCTCG CGCCGGCCCTGCACTGCTATGTCTGTCTGGAGCCCACAGGAGTGTCCGACTGCAACACCATCGCCACCTGTACCATGAATGAAACCATGTGCAAGACAACGCTCTACTCCCGGGAGATAG TGTACCCCTTCCTGGGGGACTCCACAGTGACCAAGTCCTGCGCCAGCAAGTGTGAGCCCTCGGATGTGGATGGCATCGGCCAGACCCGGCCCGTGTCCTGCTGCAACACTGAGCTGTGCAATGTAGATGGGGCACCTGCTCTGAACAACCCTCACTGCCTGGCCGGGGCCCTCACGCTTCTCCCACTCCTGAACCTCTGA